Proteins encoded together in one Raphanus sativus cultivar WK10039 unplaced genomic scaffold, ASM80110v3 Scaffold0492, whole genome shotgun sequence window:
- the LOC108825601 gene encoding uncharacterized protein LOC108825601, producing MEGGEGESSSTAAAGVVPESAMEAVKQTLAQLQELKPQLEKMMSLAKPEALDQMQPLQRAKTMYLLAEATTTMFTLRLRCSGVNPDDHRVKSEIERLNVYREKLQQCMDRSKEPLRPTTVLNRQAATRFIEHSLPDLSSAQKQNIIDLSKGEKSRMTYSETTAKKRKYQADEKQSVQPEEG from the exons ATGGAAGGAGGTGAAGGAGAAAGTAGCAGCACCGCCGCCGCAGGAGTTGTCCCGGAGTCAGCTATGGAGGCTGTGAAACAAACACTAGCCCAACTCCAGGAACTGAAACCGCAGCTCGAGAAGATGATGTCTTTAGCTAAACCAGAGGCTCTCGACCAAATGCAGCCACTGCAGAGGGCTAAGACTATGTACTTGCTCGCCGAAGCCACCACAACGATGTTCACTC TGAGGCTAAGGTGTAGTGGTGTGAACCCTGATGATCATCGAGTGAAATCTGAAATT GAGAGGCTAAACGTGTACAGAGAGAAGTTACAGCAGTGTATGGATCGAAGTAAAG AACCATTGCGTCCGACTACAGTCTTAAACCGTCAGGCAGCAACCCGTTTCATCGAACACTCTCTGCCTGATCTTTCATCTG CTCAAAAGCAGAACATAATAGACCTCAGTAAAGGAGAGAAATCAAGGATGACCTATTCAGAAACAACTGCGAAAAAGAGGAAGTACCAAGCAGATGAGAAACAATCTGTTCAGCCAGAAGAAGGATAG
- the LOC108825238 gene encoding early nodulin-like protein 13: MAQRTLVESCCPLFSFLLLLSAAHLAYCKEILVGGKPSAWKIPSSPSDSLNKWAESLRFHVGDSLVWRYDGEKDSVLQVTKEAYINCNTTNPAASYSNGDTKVKLERSGSFFFISGSKSNCVQGEKLHIVVMSSRGGGFFTGSAPPSPAPSPALLEAQAVPPATGSASYLTSRVGVLGFVGLAILLL, translated from the exons ATGGCTCAGAGAACTCTTGTTGAATCTTGCTGTCCATTATTCTCCTTCCTCTTGTTGTTGTCTGCTGCTCATCTTGCCTACTGCAAGGAGATTCTGGTTGGAGGCAAACCCAGTGCTTGGAAAATCCCTTCTTCACCCTCTGATTCACTCAACAAATGGGCTGAGAGTTTGAGGTTTCATGTTGGAGACTCTCTCG TATGGAGGTACGATGGGGAAAAGGACTCGGTTCTGCAAGTGACGAAAGAGGCGTACATTAACTGCAACACCACAAACCCAGCAGCTAGTTACAGCAACGGAGACACTAAGGTGAAGCTAGAGAGATCTggatctttcttcttcatcagcgGGTCTAAGAGCAACTGTGTCCAAGGCGAGAAGCTTCACATTGTCGTCATGTCATCTCGTGGTGGTGGTTTCTTCACTGGCTCTGCTCCTCCTTCTCCGGCACCTTCTCCTGCTCTTTTGGAAGCTCAAGCTGTTCCTCCTGCAACTGGTTCTGCTTCTTATTTGACCAGTCGAGTTGGGGTTTTGGGATTCGTTGGCTTGGCAATTCTTTTGCTCTGA